The DNA segment ctggcccatgtcccgtcattccattttatatttattttgcaaaTATTCCTGCTGATAAACCAATGAACAGGGACACAAACGTCACCTCCTCAATAGAGTAAATACAATGTTTTGAGATTTTAGTCTTTAGTGTGTGTgggcgtttgtgtgttttttcctcttatcTGTACTGTGTTGACAGTGCACCTACACAGCCGATGAGTACCAGGCGGTGCAAAACGCTCTGCGGCAGAGGCTGGGTCCAGAGTACATCAGTACCAGGGTGgctggaggaggacagagggcaagtctttgtttttctttctgtcagtgTCTGACTGTTTCGCTCCAGCGGTGACGCAAATTCACACAGTTTATGTGAACTCTAGAAATGTGTCTCACACATTTAAAGTATCGACACAACAGATGGGTTGAGCAAAAAATCAGGCAGGAATAAAAACTTTACAACCAATAGTTGCATACGATCACTTGGCTTCAACTCTGTTTCGCTCTGGTTTGAACAGGTCTGCTATGTTGAAGGACATCGTGTCATCGGTCTGGCAAACGAAATGTTTGGATACAACGGATGGTCGCACTCCATCTCTCAGCAGAACGTCGGTACGACTCCGAGCTTCTCTTCTCCAGAGGATGCTGTTTCACATCAAACCAGCCGTACGGCCAGAGTAACAggaactgtttgtgttttacagactTTATCGACCTCATCAACGGGAAGTTCTATGTCGGAGTCAGTGCGTTTATCAAAGTGCAGCTGAAGGTTAGatcacacatttttcttcattGTGCTTCTAGCAAAATAGTCACATGACAGATCATCTCATCAAAACTAAGTTCAGCGGAAATGTTCTCCATCCTTCCCCCCTGTCACCATCTGTGTGTAAcgtgctcctctcctccaggacgGTGCCTTTCACGAGGATGTAGGCTACGGAGTCAGCGAGGGACTGAAGTCGAAAGCTCTGTCACTGGAAAAAGCGAGAAAGGAATCTGTTACTGACGGCATGAAGAGAGCAATGAGGTACTGACATTTAAATTTTCATActtaatatataaagaaaaaatatatttagatttttcgCCCTAAGATATATGTGCTGTTCTGTTGAGATGCTTTGGAAATTCCCTCGGAAACTGCATCCTGGATAAAGAATATCTCCTCGCCATAAACAAGATCCCCAAAAAGGTCAGACACAGTAAATTCAACTTTTAGCATTTAgcgtttttattttcattcagaaAATCTGTGGTGGCTGAAACTTCTCACTTCTCCTCCACACgaagcctcctcctcctctcgacCCAGCCCAGACCAAACGCTCCCCGGGGGAACCTTTAGCGGAGAAGGCCCGGGTCTCCAGTCTGGTGCCCAGAATCCTGGAGCCCAGAATCCTCCACCAGAACCAGAACTGTTCAGACGTCCACACTCCTAATGCTGGCCCTGCTCCTGGCATGAAGAGTGAGAACAGCAGCACCAGGTGAACAGCTCTGGTTTTAAGGGTTCATATGTTGTATTAAGAACAATCAATTGACACATTTTGATTATAATATCCTGCGCTTTCGGAGCCAGAGACTGTtttacacacgtacacactgaCCTTAATGCCACTTTacacctcctcatctcttctgTAGCTGTCACATTTGATATTATTCCTCCCTGTCCTGCTCTCAGACCTGCCATGGACCCGGTGGACGCTGACGGGTCTGACGTGCACACAGACCCCAAACAGCTGAGGAAGCTtcgacagcagcagctgcagcagaagttcaggaaagagatggaggaaaagatGCAGCATCAAAAACCGGATCAGGCCAAGTCTGAGGAGGCGGAGGTTCCTATTGGTCGAGGATCCAGTGGAGGTGAGGGTTTCACATGTTAAATAATTCATCGTTGAAAGCTGCGGCCTCAAACTCAGATTACCTCGTACTGGACAgatctttctgtctttttctctcaaaCAATACATTTCTTCTGTGAACCTTCTTTAAATCAGTTTGAGCTTTTATTCCTGGAATCtgtgactttttacttttcagaCCATAAAGAAAAACGAGACATTTAATGCCACAAAATATACTTGTCCAACTCTTGAAACTCAATTTCCTCCAGTTTCTACACCTCAGTTGTTGTTGGTTTAGTAAAAGACTTTTTGCACCAGAGTAAAGATGCAACACTGAAACATGAAGGGCCTTATTTTATCTTGTGGGCCAGATTGGGTCCTAGGGCCAGTAGTGGGAGAACCCCAGTGTAAAGAGTCTCTACACTCATGGCAGTTTAGTGTACATGAGTCTGTAGTTGGTCTGTTGATGTTTCTGTTCCCCAGGTCATGAAGCTGGACCTGCTATgagcagcagcactttggccAAACCCAGGAGCAGGGATGAGTATTTAGCAGGTGCTGTGAGCCACCAGCAGAGGGCTCAACTTACTTAGACAGTTTGAGGTGAGGGAACCTGCCTTTGTTCAGCGGTTACCGTCCCTCCTCACTCACATCTGTCTTGTCCCCCTCTGCAGATGACCCTGACGCCTGGGACTTCAATCTGGATGGGATCGAGGAGCTGGATGTCCCCGCAGGTGCGCCGCCGTCCAATGGGCTCCGGCCCAGCACGCCTGGGAATCACCAGATGCAGACCCGCAGTAAGACCCCGCAGAGATCCCCGGGCAGACCACCCGTCGAGGGCCCGTCGCACGGCAGAGGACAGGAAAGGGCTCAGATCACACCTCAATACCAGAACCCGTATCCGGGGAGACCAGGTGAAGTTTCAGGAGCAGACTCGCTTTTTGGTAAATGAGCTGTTGAATGAATTCAATGCAGCATcatttatttcttatgttttcactttacaGGCGAAGCCTTCAGTCCGTACAGACAAGGACAGCACATGAAGAAACGCAGACTGGACACCTGAGTTTACGTCCTCGGCACTGTATAGAATGAAgccttattttattttgtgtttatattcattttaatgttcaAATGAAGCTAATTTTGCTGCTGTTACCTgggtttgttaaaaaataaataaataccacAGAGGTCAGTCATGCTAGAACATATCTGATCAAAAGATACTAAACTTTAATAAGCTGCTGCTGATTGAGTCAAATATTTCAagtgagagaaatgttttaggGCCTTTGGATAtaattttagtattttaaaCTATAGGGTGATGGTAAGACAACCCAATTTACCCTGGATAAATGTTCAGTCAGTAACAAATTACTACATAACATTCTGGTTTAGAACATTTTAATGACAGCAATATACATGACAAGTGCTttcattgatatttttatttgtttttacattttgtacaatgtggaaaaacatacacaaaacagacactgaATCACAGGACGTCTGTAGGGAGGGATCAGAGATAAGAACCTGACAAACATCACTGTGTGTCAGTAGCTTGGAACAGTACTGATGGAGCTCTGACTGTTACATAGTAGCATATGGACCTAAAGCTTTGTTGTGAGCTTGTGCTGTACAGTGGCCAGTTGTAAGATTACACACCAGTGAAGCCAGCATGCAGAACTCATATGCGGATCGTCTGATAATGAAGTTGTGTCTGTGATATTGGTGAATGGCAATTTAAGGTGTCAACACTTTGTGATGACTCTCAGGAaggcaaataataataaaaagatcaCTAATATTCCAATatcaaaaacactgaagtcaGTAACAACCCTCATCAGCATGCAAATGTTTCCATTACCCCTCGGCCCTTATAAAACTTTAAACATTGCATATTCTGCATTGCAGTAACTTATTTTTTCTCTAGAGAAGTTTTACTATTCATCCAAATCTACAAGCAGGCAAAGGAGTCACAATGACAGCATGGCAACCGTGAGGTGATGAGACGAAAGGAGCATGAAGACTTCGGAACCTTGTACAGCGCTCGCTGCCTGAACAAGTGCTTCCACGAAACAGTTTTTATGATAAATCCACAGAAATAAATGCCAGCAAAACCATGTACGCATGAGCCAAATAGAAATTCACAGCTGATTACACAACCAACACAAAATGTaactagagagagagaaaaaaaaaattggtttcCACATTAGTCAGTGTGCTCTTtgttctgcgtgtgtgtttgtgtgtgtgtctggtccaTCGTTTCAGAGTGTTACATCCTCTTGAGTTGTGTGTCAGGTTGTGTTTACAGGTTAAGTTTTTCTGCAGCACAGTCACGGATACAACAGGACTAAATGAATCTGGAACTTGTCAATAGTGAGGATGCAAGGCACTAAAGTGTCCCTCATGTTTACAGGTTAGAGTGCGTGTGCATGTAGAGTGGGTCGAGCGTTACGTGAAAGCACTTTCCTCACATGAACGTATAtacaataaaatagaaaaggGTGGGGGGGCAGGGCAGTTATAGATGATGAGCTTAATAAACCTCAGGATTTACTCCTGCGTGGTGAGTAGAATACCAATAACAACCCTGCAATTGCACTTTTTATATTCCTTTAACTACATGTTGTTTAACAAcctttaataataattacagtgAAACAACATCAAATTCTGATGGCTGAATACAGGTCCATAaagaacatttgtttgttttattaaataacGCATACAAAAACAGACCACAGGAAGAGAACCCCAGACACTTGTGATTTGAGAGGTGGCGgctaaatatattaaatgtgacGACCTGTTAATCTAGAGACGTGCATGATCTTTGTAAACACCTGGGTGGAGTGGGGAGGTTgcgtcccccccccacccctgactcagaaaattacaaatattaCCATTAATAAACTCAAACTGTATCATTCTACATGATGAGCAGACACTAAATGAAGTGGTTCCATGTGTCAACTTAAGATTCTCGACAAGGTTTCATTcctgtgtaaataaaaataacgtATCACCCTGCAAACACCCACTACCCAGACTGTGATCTACAGCAGCATCACCTCTTCAGTTTTTCAGCTTCGAGTGGCGGTCAACACCAGGACAACGCTTTTCAATGTGGCAGACCCACCGGCCTACCTGTCAGACGTGAAGAATAAATCAGTATGataataaatgtatatgatAAGAGACAACTCAAATCACAGACTCTCACAGGGACATAAATATGCTAAACATGGAATCATAACCCAGTGAAGAAATATCTATGTACAAAGTATTTAATGTGTTTGGGGATTAAGGCCACAGTTACAAGGGACAGTTTATCTACTCTTTGCCATTATTGCGTTTACTTAATAGGTAGCCACTGGGAGGTGTTCATACTCCGACCCTCTCCGTTACACTCCAGCCTGACGTACTatgtctttcttctcctcctcgcttCTTCGTACTGCTCCATCTGGAACAAGCCAACTGTCCCACTCGTATCTTCCACTTCCTGTACACTCACATTCTCCCCTCACTCTCTGAGACGACATAACCTACCACCCCAAGTCACTCAACCAGGTCAATGTTtaatcaggtgtgtgtgtgttgtgttgtggtgtaaACTGTCCTCAGTGAAGACAGGACCAGTAAGGATGTCCACCAGAATCCCTCatcttcaaaaataaatctcGACGTTACAGCGTCTGCTCGCAGAAAGACATCTTTGGCTGCTGTCGGCTGTGCCTTTGGGTCGTTACATCACCAGACACAACCACCTCACTCCTCACGGCTCATTTCCACAGCTAATGGCAGGCTAAGTGTGAGACTCATGTGCTGCGGGTGTGTATTGCACTCTCCCTCCAATAACAGATTTTTGTTCTGCCTGAGAGGACACAGGTCGACTCATAacacaaaatgataaaagaaataaaaataaaaaaaagcacagcCAGCTGACCAGCAAAGAGAGCTAGTGGTTCTCAATCAGCGACTGTCTGGCTCTCGGCCCCGTGTGGCCCTGCAGTCTCCTCCTGGACCGGGGCTCTGACTGGGCTACGTCGGCCTAAGGTTGGACCCTCCGTGGCTGACTGGTTTCGGGGGTGCTGGTGTGGTTCCCATGTGGTAGCCTTGTTGCATTGTGGTCACTGAGGCTGTCGTAGGCGGCTGGTACTGTGGTAGTGGCTGCGCAGGATTAAGCATGCCGACCTGGCACGTGCCTGTGGGTCCTGCCCACTGGGGAGCATTGTACTGGGGAGAGGAATATCCAAACCCCGGAGCAACTGGGCCCAGGGAGCCTTTGCGGGGCCCCATGGCGACAGAGGGATTGGctggggtagtggtggtggatGTGGCGTTAGAAGGCGTGGGAAGCGATGGGCAGAGGTAACCTGGAGCTGAGAATTTACGGCCCATGTTGGCTGGGGGAATTATCTGTTAtagagggaaaagaaaatcttaCTACTGATAACGCTGCATTATTATATAAAGTAAgtggtaaacaaaaacataaatatcagaCGTGATCATAAAATGCTAAGGATCATTTTGAATTAAAGAATGAAGTGAAGGCTTACATCATGTGCCTGTGCCGCCTGTGCTCCAGTTTTAGGACCTTTCTTGCAGAGGCTGATGGCGTCTCTGGCCCAGTTATCCACCAGTTGGTGCAGGTCTTTAGTGAAGGTGACTTGACCCTTCTGGGTGTGAGAGGCAGAAGGAGTGGGTCCAGTCGCCTGGGTCAGCGAAGCTAAATGGTTCTGACAGGGCCCTGAACCGTTTAAGGAGCTGGTCCCACTCAATCCTGGCAAATGAGAAGAGAGGTGAGATGTGAATTAGAAAATTAATTTAGGAAATTATTTCAACAAGTCACTGAGATGAGATTAACACTTTGCACAAACCTGCGGAGTAGCTACTGAGGCTGGGCATGGACGGAGAGGATCGGAGCTGCTGTATGGACGAGCTGCCAACTGCTTGGGATGCCTCTGTTGTCATTTGTGAGACCTCTGATGCAGCGGGAGGTCTTTGCTTTGGAGGGGATCCTGGGGAACCAAAGCACAGACTGAGGTTCAGATATACACATGAACAACTTAGATATTTGGTAAAGCATAAACAGAACACAAACTTAAGTATTGACACCAAAGTTGATATTAAATTTGTCTTGAgaatcaaaaaaacacaacagcctgtTCAGTGAACTCACCTGAGTGCATGGAACCGGGCTGTCCACTGCTGCGAGCTGATTTGTAGCTTTTGCTTTTCAGCCTACGTCGACCTCCCGCCATGGCCGCAGCCGgggagaagacagaggaaggagtATTTTTCCCCATTCGCGTAAACAGAGCCTCAATCTCCTCTTTCTGACGCGACTGTAAGATCTGAATCTCGCTCATATGTCTGTGAGcgggagaagaaagaagaaagaactTATGAATACTTCAGAGCTGTGGAGTAACATAAAATAAGAGTAGTGTAAAATAGGATGAATATGTGACATACTTCTCTCTAAGATGGCCAATTTCTTTCTGCAAAGCATCGTCCTCAGTCTCCGAGTCGTCATTGTCACTACTgtaatgtgtatgtgcattatGTGGGTCAGAGGTGGAAGACGAGGGTCCGTTCTGCCTACTGGAGCCGTGTGATGGGCTGGAGCCTGTCGCTGCAGTCactgagggaaataaaacacatgaggTCACTGCAACACAGAAGGGATACAAATGTACTATTGACATCAATTTATGTTCTGTGCGCGGGATTaagacaaaatgtgtttcctgcGAATACACTGATCCAAGGACTATCTTCTGATatgatgaaaaccaaatgtATTTCAAGCTGAGTAGATAGATAAGTTCACTAAACTTCTAAATTCTATCAAAGCTCTCATTAACAATTCCCACTGCAGCGTCTGCCAacagaatatatttaaaaataatgaatgaggCAGAGGAAAACGGATGGCTGTGATCAGACAGACATCTACTTACAGCATCTTTCCTTTTGTCACTTCAGTTACAATG comes from the Hippoglossus stenolepis isolate QCI-W04-F060 chromosome 5, HSTE1.2, whole genome shotgun sequence genome and includes:
- the rad52 gene encoding DNA repair protein RAD52 homolog isoform X1, with the translated sequence MEEKKSPSAARCFGQCTYTADEYQAVQNALRQRLGPEYISTRVAGGGQRVCYVEGHRVIGLANEMFGYNGWSHSISQQNVDFIDLINGKFYVGVSAFIKVQLKDGAFHEDVGYGVSEGLKSKALSLEKARKESVTDGMKRAMRCFGNSLGNCILDKEYLLAINKIPKKPPPPLDPAQTKRSPGEPLAEKARVSSLVPRILEPRILHQNQNCSDVHTPNAGPAPGMKSENSSTRPAMDPVDADGSDVHTDPKQLRKLRQQQLQQKFRKEMEEKMQHQKPDQAKSEEAEVPIGRGSSGDDPDAWDFNLDGIEELDVPAGAPPSNGLRPSTPGNHQMQTRSKTPQRSPGRPPVEGPSHGRGQERAQITPQYQNPYPGRPGEAFSPYRQGQHMKKRRLDT
- the rad52 gene encoding DNA repair protein RAD52 homolog isoform X2 yields the protein MFGYNGWSHSISQQNVDFIDLINGKFYVGVSAFIKVQLKDGAFHEDVGYGVSEGLKSKALSLEKARKESVTDGMKRAMRCFGNSLGNCILDKEYLLAINKIPKKPPPPLDPAQTKRSPGEPLAEKARVSSLVPRILEPRILHQNQNCSDVHTPNAGPAPGMKSENSSTRPAMDPVDADGSDVHTDPKQLRKLRQQQLQQKFRKEMEEKMQHQKPDQAKSEEAEVPIGRGSSGDDPDAWDFNLDGIEELDVPAGAPPSNGLRPSTPGNHQMQTRSKTPQRSPGRPPVEGPSHGRGQERAQITPQYQNPYPGRPGEAFSPYRQGQHMKKRRLDT